GCCAGCCCAGCCTGTACGTGTTTTTCTGGCCTCTCCTCACCATCATTACTCTTTACTGAGGCCACCGTCTCTGGCATGGCACTGAACAGTTTAGTGCCTTAAGTAGGTAGCAATGTACTCAGACACAGGCACTGAAAAAGTACACATACACTTTAAATTGCGAGTGAGAACATAAATCTAAGTGTGTGAACagcaggaaagaagaagaattaTTTAGAGCAGGCTGGGAAGATGGGAGTGAGTAATGGGATGAAACTGAGCAAACAAAAAGGCgtagagcccctcagagcagctttcctGTGCTGTGCATCATCCGTCACAGAGCTGCACAACGTGCCCCAGACACCCCGTGGGGAGCACTCGGACAGGGCTGCAGGGTGGGTGAAGTGCCTGCAGGAGTGGCTCCATCGCTTCTTACAGCCTTATAAggctaaaaatatatttacaggCTTTGCAGCAGGTTTACAAGTGTGAttgtgagggttttttaatCCTTGCGTTATAAAGAAAACGGGAAGACTGTCTCTCCTATGGAAAAGATGCACACTCCTTGGTAGGACCTAAGAGCTCTCATGCCTGTCCCCGTCCCTGCCCCAAGCCCACCCGTGCGGACGGTGCTGCAGCAGCGCTGCGCTGGGGTTTTCTAGTTATGGTGTTACATGTGGGACGATTCCTTCTGCTTCGCAACCAAACAGACCCTGAGTTCGAGACTccgagaaggctccagggagacattatagcagccttccagtgcttaaaggaagcctacaggaaagctgaggaggggctttttatcagggaacgtagtgataggacaagagataaagttttttcagctgaaagaggggaggtttagattagatatgaggaagaaatatttgactgtgagggtggtgaggcactggaacaggttgcccagagaagttatggaagccccatccctggaagtgttcaaggtcaggttggatgggactttgagcaacctgtcCTAGTCttaggtgtccctgcccatggcaagggcgtaggaactggatgatctttagggtcccttccaacccaatccattctatgattctgtgatgattcaACTAGCACTGTAGCCTataaaaatgtacagaaatgcATCATTTTCCTAATGACCATTTGTGCTTGCTCAGAGTTTATCAGCAAGTTTCCATGCTGTCTTTCCTCATGCCATCCATTGCCACCACATGCTGAAGAGAAAAACCCTTCCCTGCTCTACAAAGcttgcaaagtaaaaaaaaacaaaacaaaaccaaactattGGCCTCTCCTGCTGCGAAGTGCTCATCACCGCAGCACATCTGCTCTAAGCTATGGTTgacctctcctcctccttccctgccagctTTCTGCTTCCAGCCTTGCTCCTTTGCCTCCCCCTGATACCCCAGAAGCTGGGACATTCTGGGACACACTATGTACAGCCTGACCAAGGCTACATTTTACCCCAGACTCTTCTTTCCTATTTATTTGAGTGATAAACATGCCCCTTCCACTCCCCCAGCCGCTCACCTGCTTGGCCTCACAGGGCAGCAGCAACAGTACCAGTGTTGGCATCACCAGTggctggaggaagaaaacaccAGGAAAGCGAAGGAGACCTGTTGCAGACTGAGTTACGTCTCCTTGAACAACACAGGTTTAGGTTTTTTGTCTGACTTACAAGGATGGAATTTGCTCAAGTCAGAAGGGTGTCTGCGCAGAAGGAGATGGGAGCAGCATGGCCACTCACTGAGAGTAACTGCAAATCCAACTGAAACCAAAATCCTCTGAAAATGCCAGGTGCTGCAAAGTGTTCAGCATTACTTGGAAAGGGGGAGCCTGACAGGACCATAGGCCCTGCCCATCCTGCTCCCGCTGCTGCTACCCAACCATCCCTGCAACCACTGAGACATGAGGGGTCTCTAGCTCACCCGATGCCCACTCCCTGctctccttctctccaaacAGCTCCCACAGCCATAACTCACAAGGGCACAGCATTTGGCCACTGttgttctttaaaaacacagtcAAAAGTCCTAACTTTGCTTTTTGGCAGGGTGTGGAGAACTAGGCTGGTCAGATGTGCTCTTGTAGGCAGAGGGAAATTAAGCATTAATTGAAGACAAGAACTATAACagagcaaataaaaacaaagtcaCACCATAAAGTATTTATTAAGAAACAAagggggcttttttttcttcattggtAAGAAGCACTTTAAAGCAAGTGCCCTTTCAGAGATGTAAGAGCTATATTAAATGGTAACAATGGTTTTACATTATTGTacatgacataaaaaaaaacgATCACAGCTCGCAAACTTCCTCTCATTACAATGcagttttttctgctttcagttgtaaattaatttctacAGACTTAAATTtaacttattctttttttaaaaaaaaagtaaacaatatACAAAGAACTTCACCTGAATTTCATAGGTCTGTGCGGAGGTGTCCTTGCCAGGGCATGTGCAAGGCAGGCAGTGAGTGCATtgctgtggggtgggggggtgaaAGTGGACTTGGTTCACAGCTGGGAAAGATCAGGAACACATGGATGGGCTCATAGTCAGGCCATGCAGTGACAAGCCAGGTCTCACCTGGGGCCAagcacctccagctcctgccGAAACTACCAGCTGCTGAAGGCAGCCAAGCCTCTCCCCTGATGCCACCTCAGCTTTGGAATGTCAGCGTGACCAAGCTGCAATGTGGGCAGGTAGAAACCTCGATCCCCGAGACCCAAGTGCACGCTGGGTCCTTCAAAAGCCTGGCAGCACCCAGCTCTGGTGCACCTACTGCCTTTAAAGATTCCCCCAGCACCGAGACATGCAGAGAGAGCAGAGCTGTCACCCACCACCTCCAGCAGCTGGCTGCTGCCTCGCCCAGACACCCAGCCTGGCTGAAAGGGAAGCTGGGTCTCGTAAACCAACCTTTCTGCCCAGGTCCCACATACCGAATGAGCGATCACAGCCAGGAACAGCAGATCTGGGATAAATTACCTATTCATTTTCCTGTGTCAGTGGTGAAACCATTTCTGCCCACCACAGACTGCCTGTGTGTGGCATGTTTACGAGTAAACCACTGGATTTGGCAAGGCTTCTGCACTTATGCATCATTTAAAAACAGACATACAAAAAATAGTAGTATTGCAGTTATTGCTACATACTGATACAGTATCAGACATTAAGAAACCTTTCATCAGCTCTGGTCTGGTTAAAGTAATTGCCCAGTTTGGCGATGTGCCCTCTGTTTTGGCTGAAGAATACATAGATGGAAATGCAGCAACTATGTTTTTTAAGAGACAAAACCAGCCTTAAACAGTTTTTTGCATCCTAGGTGATACATTACAATTAGCATGGTCTGATTATTCCCAGCATGCTGTTgcctcttcagcctggagaggtatttttcccagcacaaagcaaagcaagacgGAGACAGCAGCTCCAGTCTAGAGCTGTGCCATCCCCCCAGCATCGGCATTGTGACTCCTCCCTGAGACCCCACGGCATCACAGGGAGCCACAAGCACCTCCATCCTTTGGTCAGGCCCTTAACCTTGTTTTTATACACCACTGTGCCTTCTTACTCCTCTGGCCCCCAGgtaaaggagaaaaggggatGGGTTTCAAAGCTCTGCCAGCCCCTCCGTGCCCAGGTTGGGGTGACTTTGTATGACCCTcccagggagcagggctggggacacggaACAGGCTTGCAGGGGCACGAAACCCTTTTTCCTACGGTCAGACTCAATCGCAAGCAGGGTTATAGTCTGACAACTTCATGCGCATTCACACGGGTTTACTGTTTCATGGGAAGTGAGGTTAAATCAAGCGTGTTCGGAATCACAGTACAGCATTCTCTACAAAGGCAGTTGCAGCTCAGATGCCGCTGCTGTACCAATAGCTTTGCCGAGCATCAGGAAGAGCAAGCACCTCGTACCCTGCTTTCAGTAAAGTTCACAAAGATAAAAGTCTGTGCAAACCACTACTGGGTTCTGATATTGAGGCAAAACCAAATCAAGAAGGGTTCCAAGTGCACTGGAAGGAAGAGCGGAATAATTCACACTCTTTAATTCCTACATAAACACCAGAGATAAAGAAAATCAGTCTTTGCAAGACCAAACCTTTCATGGCATTCCACCCCAAACTGGGAGTGTGTATCAAACCAAGGGGGCTGGTACCAGCACCCGGCATTGCACTGTTCCGCTCTTGGTTGTGATTGTCTGTAAAGCAACGGGAAACGTCATTaaggagctgggagaggagaaaagaggtttCATGAGTACTGTAGTCTTGTACAGTGTAACAAAACTCTTTCTACAAATTAATTAGGCAAATACTTCTGACCATGTCATACCTGAAGGGCACTTAATGGCTCCGGCATTTATCTCGCAAGTACAGTGAACGGAaatgcatttgcattttcagcGTAATCCTTCGCTGCTGTAAATCATGCACTGGAATGAGAGCGTATCTGGCAACGTTAATTCAGAGATATCATCCTACAGTTTCTGGCAACGGACCCCGATGAAAATAAATGGTTTATAAACACTGTCTGACATGCATGAgcctttcaaaattatttacaagTGATGTTCTGGGAGCTTCATTCCAAGGAAATATTTCTCCTCTGTTCAGTTTAGATATTAAAATCTGTCgggtggggaggtgggggaaggTGTCAGCGCTACACAGTCACAGCTGGGTACATCTTCTGTTCGCTGTTGGTGTGTGGGTAGGGAGACTGGATCTGCCTGTAGCCGCTCTGCAAACCATCGAGGAACGGGGGCACCGGGGTCAGCGGCATCGAGTCGTGCTGCACGGCGTAGCCCACGTACTGGGGGTGCAGGTACTGCCCCTGGTGTGGCACAATCTGGGTAGCCTGCTGGCAGTTCAGCACTGAGAAGTTCGTCGGCATGTTGACGTAGACGTTATTCATGGTCCCTTCTGGCAAGCAGCAGTTGGTCTGGGACCTGGTCGGGGGTGCTCTGGCTCCCGAGTTGgcgctggagctggagctggcgGCCGTGCTCGACTGGCGGGAGGAGGAACCCCGGGAGGTGCTGGCACTTGGGATCATGGGGATAGTCTCCATCAGGCGGGTGCCCCCCGGGGCTCGGCTCTGCTGGGGCTCCTGCTTGGGCCGCAGGCATCTGCAGCAGCAAGCTGCCACCAGAGACCCCAAGATGATGAAGGCGACGAATACAGATCCAACAATAAGGAACGGCACGTAGATGGGCACtgcaaaagcaaggaaaatatcATCACCGGGGGACAAAGACAAACCTAAGCAGCTGTGGCAGAAGGTCCCGTCCCTCCTCAGCTGAGCCCACCTCCCCCCAGCACAGGTCAATGCAGGGTGAGCACTAAAAGCTGTGCATGCAGCCAAGCATTTCACACAGGAAAGATGAAGAAGGCTGCTGAAACCCATGGCTGGAGGTTCCAAAAGAATCTTTGAAGTTATTAGCAGGGACGAAAGCTCACAGCTCATGCCTCGCTCCTGCTGATGGTGGTCTAGTCCACATCAACCATCACTCCACATCTCCCCAGACCTTGTCTCCAATACACCCTGCTAGAAAAGTCAGGCAAGAGAACGCTGGTTTTGAACAGTGCCATGGGGAGAAACTTCGGGGGCAGGATCCCTGCTCAGAGCTCAAGAGTATGAGGCGGTCCGACCCTGGTGCTGCACTGCATCCCTCCCCATTGCCAGCCCTCTCTGGCTGCTGTGCCCCTTGGGGCAGGGTGACAGCCAGGCAGCAAATGGGGCAACACTCAGGGGGCTCTgccaccccacagccccagggATGAACGTCTGGCTGTACCTCCTGGTTTAGGGAGAAACCACAGAGTGGGTAGTGGGGTGACACCACCACACTCCGAAGTTCCACTATCAGCAGAGGGGGAGCATCCCTCtagctttaagaagggacatcaGGGCAAGAGTAAGGGTGGGCAAAAGGTGAGAGCAGAAAATACAGGTGACGAATGCTTCAGCAGTGGAGTTGGGAGCCCGACAAGGGGCTTGGTAAACAAAGTCCTTGGAAGGACCTGAGCTCCGGTTGCTCTGCACACTCAGGGAAAAAGCCGTTTTCTCTGCCTCAGTAAGAAATTTGCATGGACATATCCAGGAATAAGGAAGGGAAGGCGCCTCCTGTCACAAGTGAATGCTCCCAACAACACACCTAGGCTCCATCATttccactgacccctgaccaacACCAGCACAGCCACCGCTGACACTGCACCCTGGGCAGGGATGTAGCTGCCCCTCCTGTGAGTTAACCAGTGCCAGTGCTGCGACATGGCTCCCAAACTCCCTGAGCAGTAAATATTAATTGTTAAGAAAATTAACTGCCAAGAAAAATATCCTGTTCTCAGAATGCAAACAGGGTTGGATACCTCCAACTGAAGTCAAGATATCTGACTGCATGGAGCAAGTTATTAACCAAAAGGACACATTTCTCCCATTTCTTTCGtaatttttgctatttttagaCAAAAGGCATGCAAAAAATTGTCTCCATTTCTGCGCTACAGCGGCTCCTTAGCAGGTGCACACACTTGTACAGGCTGTAACAGTTCTCCAAGAGTAAATCTGTCCTAATTATAACATCACTTCAGGCAACTTCTAGCGCATTCAGCATTTGGCGATGGCAACCAGGGTGCTGGGAAGCCACCGAGGCGTTTTTTAAAACGGCAGCAGAAAGACAGTTTATCCTTGAAATTCAGTCTTGTAAAAACTCATCCTAAGCTGGGGGACCTGAGCTGCAAGAACAAAAACGATCAGAGAACGGACCCGCCAGAAATCACGTTGAAATGTCACGTTACTGaggattttctttccctgctcaAACGGGTCTTTTCATTCCGTTTTTCCCTTTCCAATCGGGAGCGCGCACGGGGCTCGAGGAGCCGGTCCCGAGCGGAGTCACCGGCTTTTAAAGCTGATAAAGCTggactttaaaaacaaaaaccaaacaaacaaaaaaaacccacacaaaaaaaaccccaaaacaacgcagggggaaaaaaaaaaggcagcaccTAAGCGCGGATCCCCCGGTTCGGCAGCCCCCGAAGGGCTCGGGTCCATCCAGGGCGCCCCGCGCCGGGGAAACGGCGACAAGGCGGGGAGCGGGAGGGATGCGGGGGAGACGGGGGGATGCGGACGGGACCCGGGGGGGCGCAGGAGGAGACGCGGAGGGGAACGCAGAGGGGGATGCGGACGGGGACGCAGCGGGGAGCCGGACGCTCGGGAGCCGGCGGGCCGCCGGGAGccctccccgcagccccgcggTGCCGCTCACCCGCCGCGCCGTCGGGGCCGTCCTTGCCGGGGCGGGCGGGGTGCTCGCCGCCGCCGAGCCGCCGGTCGTTGTCGCAGGCGCCCTGGTCGAGTCGCGCCTCGGGGCTGGCGCAGCAGTAGCGGAGCGCGCAGCTGCCGCAGCAGATGGTGGCGTCGCCGCCGTCGAAGCGCTCGGGGCACTGGAAGCCGTCCCGCCAGCCGCCCTGCGCGTCCAGCCAGCCGTGGCAGTACTCGCCGCTGGCCGCGGCCCCCGGCGGCAGCAGCCAGCCCAGCGCGGCCAGCAGCACCCAGCGCCGCATGACCGGGGGCGCCCTCagcgccgccccgcgccgccgcgccgccgccgccgcatGCCCGCCGCGGGGTGTCGGGGGGTGGAAAGGCTCGCTCGCTCCCTCCCCGAGTCCGCGGGtgaatcctcctcctcctcctcctccgcccgCCCCAAGGAACCCGCGGAACCCGCGGAACCGCCGCCGTGCGCCCCGTCCGGCGCCGCTGGGGGGAGCGGCGGCCGCGCCCCCCGCCTTATAGAGAGCGCGGGCAGCGCCGCGCGTGCgcagccccgccccgccccgcccgacGGCGCGGCCCGTGCCGGgggggaggagatgggagagggcagaggggatggggggatgcaGTGCGGAGAGAGGGGGCAGCGGGGATGAGAGGAAGGACGGAgggtgtcatagaatcatagaataaccaggttggaagagacccaccggatcatcgagtccaaccattcctatcaaacactaaaccatgcccctcagcacctcatccacccgtgccttaaacacctccagagaaggtgaatcaaccacctccctgggcagcctctgccagtgcccaatgacgctttctgtgaaaaattttttcctaatgtccagcctaaacctcccctggcggagcttgaggccattccctcttgtcctgtcccccgtcacctgggagaagaggccagcaccctcctctccacaacctcctttcaggtagttatagagagcaatgaggtctcccctcagcctcctcttctccaggctaaacaaccccagctctctcagttgttcctcataaggcctgttctccagccctttcaccagcttcgttgctcttctctggactcgctccagagcctcaacatccttcttgtggtgaagggcccagaactgaacacaggattcgaggagcggtctcaccagtgccgagtacagagggaggata
This genomic window from Phaenicophaeus curvirostris isolate KB17595 chromosome 1, BPBGC_Pcur_1.0, whole genome shotgun sequence contains:
- the SHISA2 gene encoding protein shisa-2 homolog — encoded protein: MRRWVLLAALGWLLPPGAAASGEYCHGWLDAQGGWRDGFQCPERFDGGDATICCGSCALRYCCASPEARLDQGACDNDRRLGGGEHPARPGKDGPDGAAVPIYVPFLIVGSVFVAFIILGSLVAACCCRCLRPKQEPQQSRAPGGTRLMETIPMIPSASTSRGSSSRQSSTAASSSSSANSGARAPPTRSQTNCCLPEGTMNNVYVNMPTNFSVLNCQQATQIVPHQGQYLHPQYVGYAVQHDSMPLTPVPPFLDGLQSGYRQIQSPYPHTNSEQKMYPAVTV